The Branchiostoma floridae strain S238N-H82 chromosome 17, Bfl_VNyyK, whole genome shotgun sequence genome has a window encoding:
- the LOC118405038 gene encoding adenylate cyclase type 8-like: protein MSLSQAGNGGKIPLSENSNTISGILPNDSPEEICVASLDTVANGDDSVQKRRSQTPTNIILVEPESQGPKAGIEPGTTDSRANGDVIANSPDRESGARARNQTAGSDDASDVTNLYHRNGCHDNMAELSTSPRGSVRERRQAYKLQGRSSPSPNDIDTAAGQTFCRGSSGVEPDENSNPPRLKQEAETVTPEDTRDDKEHVKDHSDKKSTVSAIETNTNKPSETKHLGQGDLAAKVAGNSTYDAMLGLEQPGQLWPQDVRDLRRKGARHLRNLRSNSVETNNSTRSVETREGTPQKDSPDRTIGNESCSDIPEFDIRTGSEKSKHEESIKLPRDRDNHITKLRHEVTSELPINSWSQVVIQEEGSECSQDPLLESPASSLHPGSGVAPAQSRPTWRHDSLASDAYDRLRWDDSRHGSATSEQLSLRWDSRQESVASTGPLFSGWTEDTQSSRGEAADRVPELTSMGRKAVKSKLLWHTALTRLTQEMQKDGTVVSPSKKISVSGEYIQEINKKISTCTTSFPATKVHPDIESTEGGSEGRAVEKDGISNPPNFFNNVGYIYRGVIIPTLNNAFNSEELETLYQHYFLRQRQKSLIFLNFIDIVNFIVTFLLYAIFIKDRFTLAKQILFPIFVLCEIVVCALVKWRRGFARGYMRYAGLFTWLMLTLEAVLLQVDTGGTRPPTFQDGLWQGLFTVLVTYTMVPFPLGWAIPAGGMTSLLHLICQAALVRTASAETFARQLVANLLLYVCVNLAGLYTNYLTDRAQRLAFLETRRCIECRVKIEKENQRQERLLLSILPRFVALEMINDLSNEVEDDEAQHQQFRTVYIHRYENVSILFADIRGFTDWSARSTAQEVVKTLNELFARFDKLAKENNCLRIKMLGDCYFCVAGLPDPRPDHAHCCVEMGLQIIKVIRRVRESRKVDLDMRIGIHSGSVLCGVLGLRKWQFDAWSNDVDLANQMESSGLPGRIHVSETTRRCLGSDYEFEDYSGGERSKLLREKGMRSFLIKAFDEGLLKPTSNTELSPAKVRPSVHTQDSISSIASSIHRDFRGRTFSMTPSESSWSAETPFSNILGFKSNRHGSFSVHGTLALLPYGLAKCLPVKRGVSEEVHRLIEHSIEVRSSDRMSKEHISRSTLRFKDPDVEEKYHQLRDEVIKSNISCAFVILVFISFVQLCIIPRTYVLAIVLLMSILVYVIVFIIFMAEEFKRCSRRMRQLSCWFHETLVARNSLVVCAIAVNFMAPISNVFVCDVSTPTNVTGTESDPDSLQCHFPQYFFLCGSLGFCTCAVFLRLNFLVKLSAVLTMALVEALLIQVSHGVLFSRYDQLMYQSNGYVLFSMFHRMCSINHVLSVLYSGDSGLVELTWVTVVAMVMFLLAVFYHGRQLETNARLDFLWKLQSKQELDDMSDLREHNKQLLQNILPEHVAQYYMEREREDEELYSEDYENVAVMFASIPNFAEFYSQTFHQGIECLRLLNEIIADFDELLGEDRFAEIEKIKSIGSTYMAASGLNNKHKEYNDKHSHLVALADYALAMQQVLEDINTHSFNDFKLKIGLTHGPAVAGVIGARKPQYDIWGKTVNLASRMDSSGVTGKIQVPQETYAILVTRGFKFECRGDIHVKGFEDKIRTYFLVGKTKCFSRISGLPVSGLKRSGAHTTLATIVCGLVRSKHAQAKRTLENEKRKAEGKSSRHSAPIITTDSPVYNNGHARLPNIPHGHVTKPTLDLPQGTPGLQMTPLPPIRRKAGVVEITTSGV, encoded by the exons ATGAGTTTATCGCAAGCtggaaatggcgggaaaatccCCCTGAGTGAAAATTCAAACACGATCTCAGGCATCTTGCCAAACGACAGTCCTGAGGAAATTTGTGTCGCCTCGTTGGATACGGTGGCAAATGGTGACGATTCTGTGCAGAAACGTCGGTCACAGACACCCACCAATATAATCCTTGTTGAACCAGAGAGTCAGGGACCTAAGGCTGGTATAGAGCCAGGGACAACGGATTCCCGCGCAAACGGTGACGTCATTGCAAATTCCCCCGACAGGGAATCAGGTGCGAGAGCGCGCAATCAAACCGCTGGATCAGACGACGCGTCGGATGTGACAAACTTGTACCACAGAAACGGGTGTCATGACAACATGGCCGAGTTGTCAACTAGCCCCAGGGGTTCGGTAAGAGAGAGGAGGCAGGCGTACAAACTGCAAGGCAGATCGAGCCCGAGTCCGAATGACATCGACACCGCGGCTGGCCAAACCTTTTGTCGGGGCAGCAGTGGGGTTGAGCCCGACGAAAATTCAAACCCACCCCGGTTGAAACAGGAAGCTGAAACTGTTACCCCAGAAGATACGCGTGACGATAAAGAGCACGTAAAAGACCATTCAGACAAAAAATCTACTGTTTCAGCCATAGAGACAAATACAAATAAACCTTCCGAAACGAAACATTTAGGGCAAGGAGATCTTGCTGCAAAAGTAGCAGGTAACTCAACTTATGATGCAATGCTGGGACTAGAGCAGCCCGGACAACTCTGGCCACAGGACGTGCGGGATCTACGCAGAAAAGGGGCGCGGCATCTACGCAACCTCCGCTCAAACTCTGTAGAGACTAACAATAGTACCCGCTCCGTGGAAACCAGAGAAGGCACCCCACAGAAAGACAGTCCCGATAGAACCATCGGCAATGAAAGTTGTTCAGATATACCTGAATTTGACATAAGGACAGGATCCGAAAAATCGAAACACGAAGAGAGTATCAAACTCCCAAGAGACAGAGATAATCATATTACTAAATTGAGGCATGAAGTTACTAGTGAATTGCCAATCAACAGTTGGAGTCAAGTAGTAATCCAAGAGGAGGGGTCGGAGTGTTCCCAGGATCCTTTGCTTGAATCGCCCGCGTCGTCCCTACATCCGGGCTCCGGGGTCGCACCTGCGCAGAGCCGCCCCACCTGGAGGCATGACAGCCTCGCGTCGGACGCGTACGATCGGCTGAGGTGGGACGACTCGCGGCATGGTAGCGCTACTTCCGAGCAGCTCTCGCTGAGGTGGGACTCCCGGCAAGAGAGCGTTGCTTCCACCGGGCCGCTCTTCAGCGGCTGGACGGAGGATACTCAGAGTTCTCGCGGCGAGGCGGCCGACAGGGTCCCGGAGCTGACCAGCATGGGTCGGAAAGCGGTGAAGAGTAAGCTGCTCTGGCACACAGCACTGACAAGGCTAACTCAAGAAATGCAG AAAGATGGAACGGTGGTTTCTCCAAGCAAGAAGATTTCAGTAAGCGGTGAATACATACAG GAAATCAACAAGAAGATTTCCACCTGCACGACCAGCTTCCCGGCAACCAAAGTCCACCCTGATATCGAGAGCACGGAAGGAGGGAGCGAGGGAAGGGCTGTTGAAAAAGACGGCATCTCCAACCCCCCAAACTTCTTCAACAACGTCGGTTACATCTACCGCGGTGTGATCATACCGACACTAAACAACGCCTTCAACTCTGAAGAGCTAGAGACTCTCTACCAGCACTATTTCCTCAGGCAGCGCCAGAAATCACTGATTTTCCTAAACTTCATCGACATTGTGAACTTTATCGTCACCTTCCTGCTCTACGCCATCTTTATAAAGGACAGGTTCACGCTTGCGAAACAGATTTTGTTTCCAATATTCGTACTGTGTGAGATTGTGGTCTGCGCGCTGGTGAAGTGGAGGCGAGGGTTCGCGCGAGGATACATGAGATACGCCGGCCTGTTCACCTGGCTGATGTTGACACTGGAGGCCGTGTTACTCCAGGTGGATACAGGCGGTACCCGTCCGCCGACGTTCCAGGACGGCCTGTGGCAGGGCCTGTTCACGGTGCTGGTGACCTACACTATGGTCCCCTTCCCCCTGGGGTGGGCCATTCCGGCAGGGGGCATGACTTCGCTGCTACACCTCATCTGTCAGGCGGCCCTGGTTAGAACAGCGTCGGCGGAAACTTTTGCTCGGCAG CTGGTAGCGAACCTCCTGCTGTACGTGTGCGTGAACCTAGCAGGCCTCTACACCAACTACCTGACGGACCGTGCGCAGAGACTCGCCTTCCTGGAGACACGGAGGTGCATCGAGTGTCGGGTCAAGATCGAGAAGGAGAATCAGAGACAG GAGAGACTTCTACTGTCCATTCTGCCGCGTTTCGTTGCCTTGGAGATGATCAACGATTTGTCCAATGAGGTTGAAGACGACGAGGCGCAGCATCAGCAGTTCAGAACCGTCTACATTCACAGATATGAGAATGTCAG TATCCTGTTCGCGGACATCCGGGGCTTTACGGACTGGTCGGCACGCTCCACCGCCCAGGAGGTGGTGAAGACACTAAACGAACTGTTCGCACGGTTTGACAAACTAGCAAAG GAAAACAATTGCCTGAGAATCAAGATGCTTGGAGACTGTTACTTCTGCGTGGCCGGGTTACCAGACCCGCGGCCTGATCATGCGCACTGCTGCGTAGAGATGGGCCTACAGATCATCAAGGTCATAAG GAGAGTCCGAGAGTCAAGGAAGGTCGACTTGGACATGCGCATTGGCATTCACTCCGGATCCGTGCTTTGCGGCGTTCTGGGCCTGCGCAAGTGGCAGTTCGATGCCTGGTCCAATGACGTGGATCTGGCCAATCAGATGGAGTCTAGCGGGCTGCCAGG GAGAATCCACGTCTCAGAGACCACCCGCAGGTGCCTTGGGTCTGATTACGAGTTTGAGGACTACAGTGGCGGGGAGAGGTCCAAGTTACTCCGGGAGAAGGGCATGCGGTCTTTCCTCATCAAGGCCTTCGACGAGGGGCTTCTCAAGCCAACCTCCAATACAGAG TTGTCTCCGGCCAAGGTCCGTCCGTCCGTGCACACCCAGGACAGCATCTCCAGCATCGCCTCCTCCATCCACCGGGACTTCCGGGGACGAACCTTCTCCATGACTCCCTCCGAGTCGTCCTGGAGCGCAGAGACGCCATTCTCTAACATCCTGGGCTTTAAGAGCAACAGG CACGGGTCCTTCTCCGTACACGGCACCCTGGCCCTCCTGCCGTACGGCCTGGCGAAGTGTCTCCCCGTGAAGCGCGGGGTGAGTGAGGAGGTTCACCGGCTCATAGAACACTCCATCGAGGTCAGGTCAAGCGACAGGATGAGCAAAGAACACATCTCCAGGTCAACGCTTAGATTCAAGGACCCAGATGTAGAGGAGAAG TACCACCAGTTAAGAGATGAAGTCATCAAGTCCAACATCTCCTGTGCCTTCGTCATACTAGTCTTCATCTCATTCGTGCAGCTCTGTATAATTCCCAG AACGTACGTGTTGGCGATCGTTCTGCTCATGTCCATTTTGGTCTACGTCAtcgtcttcatcatcttcatgGCGGAGGAGTTCAAGCGGTGCTCACGGCGCATGCGCCAGCTGTCGTGCTGGTTTCACGAGACTCTGGTGGCCCGGAACAGTCTCGTGGTCTGCGCAATCGCAGTCAACTTCATGGCGCCGATCTCAAACGTG TTTGTATGTGACGTCAGCACGCCAACTAACGTGACAGGGACGGAGAGCGACCCAGATAGCCTGCAGTGCCACTTTCCACAG TACTTTTTCCTGTGCGGAAGTCTCGGGTTCTGCACGTGTGCCGTATTCCTGCGGCTTAACTTCCTGGTCAAGCTGTCTGCAGTGCTGACGATGGCCCTGGTGGAGGCGCTGCTGATACAGGTGTCTCACGGCGTGCTGTTTTCCAGATACGACCAGCTCATGTACCAGTCAAATGGGTA TGTTTTATTTAGTATGTTCCATCGAATGTGTTCTATCAACCATGTTCTGTCCGTTCTTTACAGTGGAGACAGTGGGTTGGTGGAGCTGACCTGGGTGACTGTTGTTGCTATGGTGATGTTTCTATTAGCTGTCTTCTATCACGGCAGACAG CTGGAGACGAACGCCAGACTAGACTTTCTATGGAAGCTACAG AGTAAACAAGAGCTGGACGACATGAGCGACCTGAGAGAACACAACAAGCAGCTGTTACAGAACATCCTCCCGGAGCACGTCGCACAGTACTACATGGAGAGGGAACGAGAGGACGAG GAGCTGTATTCAGAAGACTACGAAAACGTGGCTGTCATGTTCGCGTCCATCCCGAACTTTGCCGAGTTCTACTCCCAGACATTTCACCAAGGGATCGAGTGCCTTCGACTTCTCAACGAGATCATCGCAGACTTTGATGAG CTGCTTGGAGAGGACAGGTTTGCTGAAATTGAAAAGATAAAAAGTATCGGCAGCACTTATATGGCAGCGTCCGGACTCAACAACAAGCACAAG GAGTACAATGACAAACACAGTCACCTGGTGGCGCTTGCAGACTACGCACTCGCCATGCAGCAAGTGCTGGAGGACATCAACACACATTCTTTCAACGACTTCAAACTAAAGATAG GTCTAACCCATGGCCCTGCCGTTGCCGGAGTTATCGGCGCCCGGAAGCCTCAGTACGACATCTGGGGAAAAACTGTCAACCTGGCCAGCAGGATGGACAGTAGCGGGGTCACCGGGAAAATACAG GTCCCACAGGAGACTTACGCCATCTTGGTCACCCGGGGGTTCAAGTTCGAGTGCAGAGGCGACATCCACGTCAAGGGGTTTGAGGACAAAATCCGGACTTATTTCCTGGTCGGCAAGACAAAATGCTTCAGCAGAATATCCGGACTTCCTGTTTCCGGATTGAAGAGAAGCGGGGCTCACACGACTCTCGCGACCATCGTGTGCGGTCTGGTGCGGTCCAAACACGCTCAAGCCAAGCGGACCTTGGAAAACGAGAAACGAAAAGCGGAAGGGAAAAGCAGCCGACACTCCGCACCAATCATCACAACAGACTCGCCCGTTTATAATAACGGTCACGCCAGATTACCCAACATTCCTCACGGTCACGTGACTAAACCTACGCTCGACCTGCCGCAAGGCACGCCGGGATTACAAATGACTCCTCTCCCGCCGATCAGAAGGAAGGCTGGTGTTGTTGAGATCACAACTTCTGGAGTATAA